A segment of the Bdellovibrio bacteriovorus genome:
AACTTCGCCACAAAAGCCTCTTTCGTCATGTATGGCAGATAAGCCAGCGCATCCGGATTAAAGAAGACTTCCTGTTTGAAGTAACCATTCACGATCTTGCCGTTTTCAAAGGACCACAGATGCCAAGGGATCTTGTTGTATTCCTTCTGACCGATGGTTTCCTGAACGATTTTCTGGATCTCGCGGAAGTCGCGGGCAGAAACATCACGCATTTTCATTTCGTTGCTGGAAGTCAGGGTCACAAAACGCTGAGGTGCCCATTTGTTGTTGGAAGTGAACAACAAGTTGGAAGTCGCCAGAGTTTCTTCACCGAACAGACCAAACAGGATCTTGGACTTTTTGTATTTGGAGAAAGTATCCAGCAGGAAGTGTCTTTCCTGGTCTTTTTTGTCGAAGGAAAGAACTTTGTTTTCACCGTAAGCACGACCGGCTTCGAATTTCAGCAGGCTCAAAGAGAACTTGGTTCTGGCATCACGGAATACACCTTCAGAGGAGCCTTTGAACACGCGGTCGATACGGCGCTGTTGAGCCGGGGCTTGAGCGTCTTCCATGGTGATCGCTTCAACATCCGTCAGGTCAGCAAGAAGCTGGTTCTGAAGGTCTTTGCGGGACGCCAGCGGATTCAGGATCTTCACATCCTTGAACATAACTTTATTCTGCATCAGACCGTCATAGGCCTGAGCTGCTTGCGCGTTGTTCAGGTCAAACACGTAATCAAGCATGATCACGTCGTTTTTGCCCAAACCGGCGCTGGCTTTCAAAGGAACGAAGTTCAGCCATTTTTCGATGCGGTTGTCGATCAGGTTTACACCCAGAACTTCAAGGTCTTCCATTTCAACACCGGCGTTGGCGCCGACACCTTCACCACGAATGGCGATCAGTTTCACGCGCATTTTATTGTCGGCCATACGGAACAGGTGAACCATGAAGTTGCCGGACAGGTAAGCGTGAGTGGATGCCCCGGCTTCAAAAGAGCCTTTCAGGGTGTCGTAGCCCAGGGAAAGGATCAGGCTGATTTTGCCTTCAAATGCCACGAAGTCGCCTGGAACCAGACGGGTGATGGCTTTTTCTGCCGTCAACGGCAGGTTTCTCATTGTGTATGGCAAAGTCAGCAAAGAGTCCTTTTGGGATTTGAACTGACGGGCAAAGATGATTTCTGTGCCTTTGTTAATGCCAAAGCTGACCGGGCTGTCCATATCGTTGATCAAGTCACCGATATCCACGCCGAAGTCCATGATGTATTTGTCGATACGAGTGTAGTAGCCGTCGACGTAAGAAGGCTCGGACTCGATTTTATAGCGAAGGGAAGTGGAGATACCGTCGATGATATCTGCATTCACCAGGGTCAGGCTGCCGCCGATTTCCTGTTTTGCCACTTCTTTTTTGATTTTTTCCCAGGCATTGGCAGGTTTAAGAACTTCCCATCCAGCCTGTGCCGGGGAAGTGATCATCAGTGAAAGGGCTGCGGCCAAGGCGGCAGTCACAACACGTTTTTTGAGCATCATAAGCTCTCCTCTACATACGTCCTTGAATTAAACAGCGGTCATCTATGCCGCTCTGCGAGTTCCGTAACTTTGGGGCACGTTACAACTCCGCAAGAGTGGTAGTAAATATTCTTTCAAAACACAAAGTAAAAACTCTAATGGGCCGAATTACCGGTAAATATCGCTTAGCAGTAGAAAGTATTTGGCGGTAAGACCCCGGCGATGATGTGATGACAGAATGAAGGTCAAATACATCCTCAATGGTCGCGAATATGAAGTCGAAGCAGAATCTGGCCGCACGTTGCTGGATGTGGCTTTGATCGCCCGATTGAATCCTCCCTACTCATGTATGGAAGGGAATTGTGGCACCTGTGAAGCCCTGATTGAGCAGGGATTCACTTCTGAAAATAAAGAGGTAAGTCGAGTTGTTCGCACCTGTCAGGCTGTACCATCGTCTGAATTTGTGATCGTGAATTATGACAAAAGCCCGACCCAATAATATGTAGATTGATTCGTGTTTCTAAACAGTTCATTCTGTTCCATATATGTCGCTTACGATAAAATTTTGGGGGGTTAGGGGCTCTCTGCCATCTGCGCCTCCACCTACGGATTGGACTTATCATGTGGAAGGAGTTCTTAGAAACTTCTTCTCGGCCGGTTATCGCGACCCATCCCAGATTTCCCGCTATATTCAAAGTTTGGATGTGCCCCAGGTCGGCGGCTATGGTGCTGCTACAACCTGCGTGGAAATTCAAAGCCCCAAAGGACAGTTGATCCTGGATGGTGGCAGTGGCATCCGCAATTTGAGCGAACGTATCATGACCGGCACCACCGGTCGCGGCAAAGGCCCTTTCCATATCTTCATGACTCACTTCCATTGGGATCATGTGATCGGTCTGCCGTTCTTTACCCCGCATTTTATTCCAGGCTGCGAAGTCCACTACTATGCTGTGCAGCCGGAACTGGAAAAACTGATCCGCGGGATCTTTCAGCGGCCGTATTTTCCGGTGCCTTTTGAGGCATTGAAAGCAAAGATTCATTTCCACGTCATGGAACCGCGCAAACCCTATCAGTTGGATGACATGACCATCACTCCGTACAAGCTGGATCACCCGGATCCTTGCTGGGGTTTGAAGGTGGAATGTGGTGGCAAGTCCTATGCCCACTGCGTGGATACTGAAGGCACCCGTATCACCCGCGATGAGCTCGGGGAAGATCTGCCGCTTTATCAGAATGTGAACCTGATGTACTTCGACGCCCAATACACCCTGCCGGAGCTGGCAGAAAAAGCCAACTGGGGCCACAGTGCTGCACAGGTCGGCTTGGATATCGCCATTCGGGAAGGCATTCAGAAGGTTCTTTTTGCCCACCACGATCCGGGAGCTCGTATTGAGCATGTGCAGGAATTGAAACGGCAGACGAAGGAATACTACGAATCCCGTCAGCGTTTTGCTTCGGCAAATCAGAACTCTCTTCCGCCGGTCGAGTGGGACTTCGCCCACGAAGGCCTGGAAATCAAACTTTAAAAGAAAAAGGCGGGTTTAACCCGCCCTTTTGGGGGAGTTTGAAAAAAGAAGCCCGGGCAGGCCGGGCTTTTTTAAGTCTGTTTCAGCTCTTCAAACTAGAAGTTGAAAGAGTAAACTGCGGAAGTGAAATCCACAGAAGATGCAGTGTCTTCGTCGAACCAGTTCCATACTTCGAAACGCTCAATGCCGATAGCGCCAGCGCCGTTGGCAAGTTTGTATTGAGCACCGTAACGGAAGCTTGGGCCAACAACAGTTTTATCGTCAGCGCCATCCATTTTGATCATGGAGATGCCCACGCCTGGAGCCAGGAAAGCAGTCACGTTGGAAGCTTCAACAAGTCTTACGAAAGAGTGTGCACCAAAGCTCAATACTTGAGGGATGCCAGCGTCTTTCTTTTCAGTTTGCATGAATACGTATGCACCCAGTGCACCTTGAGCATCGTCGAATTCCATACGGCCACCGATGTTCAATGCAGAACTGGTCATACCCAGATTGATGCTGGCAGTTTTGTTGCCGCCATAGGAAGCAACGTTTCTAGCTGCGAAGGCAGCAGAAGAGGACAAAAGACAAAGGACAACGATCAACTTTTTCATTAATTACTCCTTGTTAGTAACCCGAAGAAGTTTGTCAGTTATCCTCATTTTGGCAACAAAAAAAATATGACTACACGCGCTCCAAGCGGGCGTACTTTACAACGAATTTCTTCACAGTGTTATCCGTGAACATCACGCTGACTTTGAAGTTTTCGCCCGTGCCCTCGGTCGCATACACCGTGCCGACGCCAAATGTCGGGTGTCTTACGCGCATGCCCTTTGAGAACTGCGCCGATCCGCCCCCTTCATTTTCGTAATCCGGGAAGTCCTGTGCATCATCATAGCTCTGCGTGCGCGCGCGATTGCGATCGCTGCTTGTGGCGCCCCATTTCGGCGTGCCGCCAAAGTCAGAGTCATAAGAGCTGGAACCATAGCGGGCCATAAAGCGCGGCGCTTCAGCCGACGTTTTAAAGTCGATCAGGTTCTGCGGGATCTCCTTAATGAATCGCGAAGGAGGATTGAACTGTTCCTGGCCCCACACCCGTCTCATCTTTGCGTAGGTCAGCCAAAGTTTCTGACGAGCGCGGGTCATGCCCACGTAAGCCAGGCGGCGTTCCTCCTCGACATCTTGTTCGTTGTCGCTTTCTGCACTGCGAGCGCTTGGGAACAGATTTTCCTCAAGTCCCACAACAAACACGTACGGATACTCAAGACCCTTGGAGATGTGCAGGGTCATCATGGTGACCGAGTTCTGCTCCTGATCCAGAGAGTCCACGTCATTTACCAAAGCCATTTCTTCCAGGAAGCTGATCAATGTCGATTCTTCGCCACGCTCTTGCACGAACTGGGCAATGGCGTTGTCCAGTTCTTCCAAGTTCTCGATGCGGGCCTGGGATTCCGGGGATTCGTCTTTTTTCAAAGCCGCCAGATATTCAGTGCGATCCAGAACCACGGCAAAGAATTCCAGCAGTTTCAGATGCTGGGCATTTTGCTGAAGGTCTTTCATCAGATCGATAAAGCGACGGATCTTGCCCGTGGTGCCGGCATTGAACAGGCGCTCTTCACAGGCTTTTTCGGCCGCTTCGAACATGCTCAGGTTTTTGTGAGCCGCGTATTCTTCAATTTTTTCGATGGTGGTTTTGCCAATACCGCGCGCCGGAACATTGATGATGCGTTTTAAGGCGATATCATCCGCCGGATTGATGGACAGCTTCATGTAGGAAATCATGTCCTTGATCTCCATACGCTCATAGAAGCGCACGCCGCCCACCAAGCGGTACGGAATTCCCATGGTGCGCAGTTGTTCTTCCAGAACACGAGACTGGGCATTGGTGCGATAGAAAATCGCATAATCATTGTACGAGCCTTCGCCCTCATTCATCATCGACTGAATGGTTTTCGCAACAAAGCGGCCTTCCTCGTATTCGTTCTTTTCCTCGCGCACGTGAATCAGGTCACCCGCGTCGTTGGAGGTGAAAAGAGTTTTGTCTTTGCGCTGGGAATTGTTTTTGATCACGGCCGTGGCGCCATTGACGATGTTGGCGCTGGATCGGTAATTTTCCTCAAGCTTGATCACCTTCGCATCACGGAAGTCTTTTTCAAAATCCAGGATGTTTTTGATGTCGGCCCCACGCCAACTGTAGATGGACTGATCCTCGTCACCCACTACGCACAAGTTGCGGTGAGCGGAAGCCAGCATCTGAACCAGCAGATACTGAATGTGATTGGTGTCCTGATACTCGTCCACCATGATGTAGCGGAACTTTTTCTGATACATCTGCAGAACATCAGGGTACATGCGGAACAGATCATAGGTTTTCAAAAGCAGATCATCGAAATCAAGGCTGTTGGCCTTTTTCATTTCGCGCTCATAGGCTTTGTAAACTTCCACGGTCTTTTGATCCATCAGACGCTTCGAGGACTTTTCCAAACCTTCCGGGGAAAGACCCATCATCTTGGCGCTGCTGATGCGGCTCTGGAAGTTTTTCGCGGGATACATCTTGTCGTTGATATCCAGGGCGGTCATGACTTTTTTGATCTGGCTGAGCTGATCCGAAGAATCGTAAATTCCGAAGAAAGGCTTGTAATCAAGAAGCGTGATGTGCTGGCGCAGAACACGAACGCAGAAACTGTGGAAGGTGCTGATCCAAAGCTGGGTTTGAACCACGGCCCCCATGTCAGACAGGATCTTGTAAATACGGTGTTCCATCTCTTTGGCGGCCTTGTTGGTAAAGGTCACGCACAGAATTTCATCGGAAGCCGCGACCCCCTGGCCGATCATGTTGGCCATGCGGTGGGTAAGGACGCGGGTTTTGCCAGATCCGGCGCCAGCAAGGATAAGCAAAGGCCCTTCCAGGGTTTCGACGGCATCCTTCTGCGCGGGGTTCAGATTTTTCGTAACAAAATCAAGTACATCCATGGCGGCTTCCTTAATGTGCGTTTGCAGGGGCTGTCGAACTTCTGGTGAGACTGACAAAGTTTGTCTATCCATAAGTTTTCATTGAGGTTTTCGCCATTTTCCACTATAACTATAACGCAATAAGTCAAGTGAGCGAGGAAACCCCTCCGTTTATAGAACTTAGAGAGGACTTTGTGAAGCGCGTTTTTAGCCGGATCACAGCAGCAATTGTAATGGCAAGCACCTTGGGTGCTTGTGCCCCGCAGTCTGACAGCGCTGATCAGTCCGGCAATGTCCGTGTACTGGCGCCACAAAGCAACTCCAAGGCCGGTTATTCGCTCCAGACTGTGGAACTGCTGGGGATTGAGGACCTGCAAACCGTCACCGGGAAATTCGTTCGCTTTTTCCTCAGCCCCCGTATCACCAACAACACTTTGCACGGCCGTCCTGCCGTGGCTCGTTTTATCAAAAACAAATCCGGCGATTTTATCCCGGCCAACGAAATGACCCAGCAACTGGTCACCATTTATGCTCACACTCAGAAACTGGCGCTGCTGGATGAAGAATTGGGCGCCGGTGGTGTGAACCAGTGGCCGCGTGATGTGGGTGTCGGCGTTCGAGTGAAAGGTTCTTCCGGCGCCAACAACGCATTCTATGACGGTGCCACCGATTCCATGCTGGTCGTGCCTTATACGCAAGACGGTCTGGCAATTGCCATCAATGGTGGGATTCTGGCTCATGAACATTTCCATTCATTGTTCTTCAAACTGGTTTTGAAAGATGTTGTCGATGAAGACACGGGTGTTCACAGTCGTGAATCTTTCATGGATGACGCGGCTATTGTGCAAGAGGATCTGTCCGGCCGTGGTCGCCGTGAAAAACCGGTTCTGATCGGGGATGAACTGGATGAAGCCACGCTATTGAAGTTCCACCGCCTGGCGATGATGCGCGGCCTGAATGAAGGCCTGGCTGACTTCTGGGGCTGGATGTACACCGGGAACCCTGATTTCATCGCCCAGTCCCTGCCAAGCCAGAAGCGTGTTCGCTCTTTGGAAGTCAGTGATTTGTTTGGCATCTATGAGCTTCCGAACAAAACCGTTGTGCGCAACAACCTGGAATTGTTCCATGCTTCCGGTGAACGTGCGAAGTTCCGCGATTACGTGACAGGTTATGCCTACACCGTGGGAACGCAGTTTTCCCGTGTGTTGAAAAAGTTCACCGACATTTACTCTAAAGAGCGCGGTCTTGAGGATCTGGCCGCCCGCAAAGAAGTGGCGAAACTGGTTGTCAAGATGCTGCCCTCTTTGAAAGCCGAACTGGCTGAAAAGAAAGACACTTATTACACTCACGATCAGTTCATGCAAAGCTTTGTGAAAGAGCTGGGCGAAATGAAAAAGAAAGAATGCGAGTTCCTGGCCGAGGTTCTGGAAACTTCTGCTGAGACTCCGATGGTTTATTCCTGCGTTGAAGAAACCGGCTGGGTGATCAAGTCGGCGACAGCCCCAAATCCTGAAGTCGGGGAAGTGAAGTAAATGAAAGTCATCGCAGGTCTGCTGTTATTCCTAATGTCCGTGAGTGCTTTCGCTCAAGAGTCGCGCATGAAGCTGCCGGCTGAAAAGCCGGTTTCTCTGCTGGCTGCCTATCCTCTGAATTATGAATTGCGCTATGAGCGTGGCAACTCCGGCGATCTGGAAGCCCGGCAGCCGCAGAATTTTTCCCTGGGATATCACCGCAACAGCTACAGCCTTCTGGTGGAGTACGCGAGCTTCACTGATACCACGGGCAACAGCACCTCCAGCATCGAACGCCGTCATCAGGACATGACTGTGTGGGGCCGTTACAATGCCTTAAGCGGGCAGGACGGTGGTATGCGCGGGGTGATCTATTTCGGCGCCGGCCTCGGCGGCTATGAAGAAGAGGTCATCACACGATTCATGACGGACAGTCGTTCTGACAAAACCGGAATGAAAGTGATGGGTGGTCTTTCTGCAGGCCTGGAGCTGTTTATTTTAAGCGCCAGCCAGTTTGGTGTGACGGTCGGCATGGAAGGCCGTGCCTTGGTGGGATCTGATTTTGATCCGAATCCAACTTTGGGTGCTGTTCTGCGCGCGGGCCTGGTGGTTCCGCTATAAAAAAAAGCCCCGTTCTTTCGAACGAGGCTTCCTTAGGAATTTAACTATAAGCGGGTTAACAATTACTCAGTGATCTTTTGCACGATCGCAGAGCCGACTTTCGCTTTGCTCACAAGCTCTGTGCGATAAGCTTGAGCTTCTTTCTGAGTCGCAAACTGGCCAACACTTACGCGGAACCAAGTTTTGCCTTTGATGTTTGCCGGGATATAGAACGCGCTGTAGCCTTTGTTTTTCAGATCAGAAGCCATTTTCTGAGCTTCGGCTTCGTCAGCATAAGAAGCCACTTGCACAGTGAATTTACCCACTGCGAATTGCGCTACGTCTTTAGGAAGGGAGGAAGGCAGACGGTCTTCTTTCGTCGCTGCTTTCTTTTCTGCTGCTTCCAAAGTTGTTGGAGCTTTGCCTGCCGCTACGTTTTTCGCAGCTTCAGATGGTTCGTTGTGCTGGGTTACAGGAGTTTTGTCACCTTTGGTTGGATTCGGTTTGTGAGTCTCAACTTTTGGTTCTTTGGATTCAACTTTTGTTTCAGCGATTTCGCCGTGGTGACCGGCAGGAGCCGCGTGTTCACCGTGAGCTGGTGTTGCTTCGTGTTCAGTTGTTGCCGGAGTCGTTTCGTCAGCCACGAATTCTTCAGCCAGTTTCGCGATTTCTTCATCCGTCATCGCGCCCACTTTGCCTTCAGAAGTCCCGTGTTCAGAAACAGAAGCCACTTCACGCTCTTGGGTGTGAGAGGATTTCTGAGGTTCCAAAGCAGCCAGTTGATGTTGGTTGTCACTGTACTTCTTGCCTACAAATGTACCGATAGAGAAAGACAGCAAAGAAATAAAGAAAACTAAAGCTAGTTTCACCATCACATCCGTTTTAGAACTCATTTTTTCAATCCTCATAATTTTTAAACCCGCTTGAATGCTTAAGTTTCGGGCCCTTCCTTTGGCCCTGCAAACATGTTAGCGTTAATCCTCTGAACTGGTCAATCATCCAAGGGTCCTGCCCGAAGGGGAAAGCGTGGAAAACAGCGTAAAATCAAGGGATTGGAAGCAGGTCTTAGGTCAAGCTATTGAAGCTGTCAACCTGGGCCGCCAAGTGCTTCTCAATTATTTCGGTAACTTAGAGCACGTCGAGGAAAAGTTCCAAGCCGGCCTTGTCAGCGAAGCCGACAAAGAATCAGAAAGAGTCATTGCAGAGCATCTTAGGAAAAATTTTCCGGAAATCGAGTTCCTGGGCGAGGAAACCTTCGCGGCTTCTCACGGAACCGGGACAAAGGTCGCGTGGAGCAAGGCCGGCGCAAACGGGCGCTGGATCTTGGATCCACTGGATGGGACTACAAACTATGTTCATCGTTTTCCGATTTTCTGCATCAGCCTGGGTTTGGAAATTGACGGTCAGATTCAGCTCGCGGTGATTGATGTGCCGATGTTGAATGAAACCTACACCGCGATCCGCGGTCAGGGTGCATTCGTTAATGGCAAGCCTTTGCGAGTCAGCAAGAACACCGAACTGAAGAAAGGCCTGCTGGCGACGGGTTTTGTGTCCGAGCATGAACATGTGATTTCTGAACAGCTAAGAATCTTTGATGACA
Coding sequences within it:
- a CDS encoding 2Fe-2S iron-sulfur cluster binding domain-containing protein; this translates as MKVKYILNGREYEVEAESGRTLLDVALIARLNPPYSCMEGNCGTCEALIEQGFTSENKEVSRVVRTCQAVPSSEFVIVNYDKSPTQ
- a CDS encoding MBL fold metallo-hydrolase codes for the protein MEGVLRNFFSAGYRDPSQISRYIQSLDVPQVGGYGAATTCVEIQSPKGQLILDGGSGIRNLSERIMTGTTGRGKGPFHIFMTHFHWDHVIGLPFFTPHFIPGCEVHYYAVQPELEKLIRGIFQRPYFPVPFEALKAKIHFHVMEPRKPYQLDDMTITPYKLDHPDPCWGLKVECGGKSYAHCVDTEGTRITRDELGEDLPLYQNVNLMYFDAQYTLPELAEKANWGHSAAQVGLDIAIREGIQKVLFAHHDPGARIEHVQELKRQTKEYYESRQRFASANQNSLPPVEWDFAHEGLEIKL
- a CDS encoding ATP-dependent helicase, with product MDVLDFVTKNLNPAQKDAVETLEGPLLILAGAGSGKTRVLTHRMANMIGQGVAASDEILCVTFTNKAAKEMEHRIYKILSDMGAVVQTQLWISTFHSFCVRVLRQHITLLDYKPFFGIYDSSDQLSQIKKVMTALDINDKMYPAKNFQSRISSAKMMGLSPEGLEKSSKRLMDQKTVEVYKAYEREMKKANSLDFDDLLLKTYDLFRMYPDVLQMYQKKFRYIMVDEYQDTNHIQYLLVQMLASAHRNLCVVGDEDQSIYSWRGADIKNILDFEKDFRDAKVIKLEENYRSSANIVNGATAVIKNNSQRKDKTLFTSNDAGDLIHVREEKNEYEEGRFVAKTIQSMMNEGEGSYNDYAIFYRTNAQSRVLEEQLRTMGIPYRLVGGVRFYERMEIKDMISYMKLSINPADDIALKRIINVPARGIGKTTIEKIEEYAAHKNLSMFEAAEKACEERLFNAGTTGKIRRFIDLMKDLQQNAQHLKLLEFFAVVLDRTEYLAALKKDESPESQARIENLEELDNAIAQFVQERGEESTLISFLEEMALVNDVDSLDQEQNSVTMMTLHISKGLEYPYVFVVGLEENLFPSARSAESDNEQDVEEERRLAYVGMTRARQKLWLTYAKMRRVWGQEQFNPPSRFIKEIPQNLIDFKTSAEAPRFMARYGSSSYDSDFGGTPKWGATSSDRNRARTQSYDDAQDFPDYENEGGGSAQFSKGMRVRHPTFGVGTVYATEGTGENFKVSVMFTDNTVKKFVVKYARLERV
- a CDS encoding SPOR domain-containing protein produces the protein MSSKTDVMVKLALVFFISLLSFSIGTFVGKKYSDNQHQLAALEPQKSSHTQEREVASVSEHGTSEGKVGAMTDEEIAKLAEEFVADETTPATTEHEATPAHGEHAAPAGHHGEIAETKVESKEPKVETHKPNPTKGDKTPVTQHNEPSEAAKNVAAGKAPTTLEAAEKKAATKEDRLPSSLPKDVAQFAVGKFTVQVASYADEAEAQKMASDLKNKGYSAFYIPANIKGKTWFRVSVGQFATQKEAQAYRTELVSKAKVGSAIVQKITE
- a CDS encoding inositol monophosphatase family protein, producing the protein MENSVKSRDWKQVLGQAIEAVNLGRQVLLNYFGNLEHVEEKFQAGLVSEADKESERVIAEHLRKNFPEIEFLGEETFAASHGTGTKVAWSKAGANGRWILDPLDGTTNYVHRFPIFCISLGLEIDGQIQLAVIDVPMLNETYTAIRGQGAFVNGKPLRVSKNTELKKGLLATGFVSEHEHVISEQLRIFDDMVRKCRGVRRPGAAAYDLAQVARGVFDGYWERNIQPWDAAAGILLVEEAGGVVQTYRGEAYTPYKNSIVAGNPTMVTEIQKVLVPRLSEGTD